Proteins encoded together in one Meles meles chromosome 7, mMelMel3.1 paternal haplotype, whole genome shotgun sequence window:
- the LOC123946626 gene encoding cationic amino acid transporter 3-like: MLRQALCRLGQKLVSRRPLEKNVLEFKSGKKLSTLDLVALGVGRTVGVGVYFLANEVASNQAGPSIVICFLVAGLTSLLAGLCYAEFSARVPHSGSAYLYIYVTVGELWAFITGWNLILSFVVDAFVVVQAWILTFDIFIGNRISETQHETISQYVPQVIADNLHYFFVMFLFLFMELQYISRRGFFRVFEVVTWIKLLFLSFFIISGFIKADLHNWKLTEEDYIQAGLNDTSSLGPLGSGGFMPFGFEGILRGSATCFYAFIGFSIIVTRVKESHNPQRSIPMSIVISLLICFFVYFGVSAALTLMVPYYQLQPGSTLPEAFLHVSWASVYYVVAFTIFFSLFVSTYWGFTFPIHWVIAMMAEDCLLFPFLARFVFKTYSHIMSTVIFIIIAVIMVFYFRLTDLLDLRSVGTLISYSLVAFCVLIIRYQPERKKEENEEELQGENGGNVAQMQEETAPAAGKMTLQGLFFPGSPTPTPLSGRVVCVCSSLLVLLLTLLCLVLAHWPGLLSGDAGPITVVVLLLVLIIGITGVIWRQPQSSSPLPFKVPALPLLPLLSIFVNVCLMMQMSAGTWLRFGVWMLIGFAIYFSYGIQHSLVA; encoded by the coding sequence ATGCTGCGTCAGGCCCTTTGCAGACTTGGTCAAAAGCTGGTGAGCAGACGCCCATTGGAGAAAAATGTGCTTGAATTTAAATCTGGCAAAAAACTGAGCACTTTGGATTTAGTGGCCCTGGGTGTGGGCCGCACAGTGGGTGTTGGTGTGTACTTCCTCGCTAATGAGGTGGCCAGTAATCAAGCAGGACCATCCATTGTGATCTGCTTTTTGGTGGCAGGTCTAACATCACTGTTGGCTGGGCTGTGCTATGCGGAGTTTAGTGCCCGGGTTCCCCATTCTGGCTCGGCATATCTCTACATTTATGTCACTGTAGGTGAACTCTGGGCTTTCATTACTGGCTGGAATCTCATCCTCTCCTTTGTTGTTGATGCATTCGTTGTGGTCCAGGCCTGGATCTTAACTTTTGACATCTTCATTGGGAACCGGATCTCTGAGACCCAGCATGAGACCATCTCACAGTATGTTCCCCAAGTCATTGCAGACAACCTACATTACTTTTTTgtcatgtttctgtttttgttcatgGAACTGCAATATATAAGTCGGCGTGGGTTCTTCAGAGTTTTTGAAGTGGTTACATGGATAAAACTTTTGTTTCTCAGCTTTTTTATCATCTCTGGCTTCATTAAGGCAGACCTGCACAACTGGAAGCTCACAGAAGAGGACTACATACAGGCTGGACTCAATGACACCTCTAGCTTGGGCCCTCTGGGCTCTGGAGGATTTATGCCTTTTGGCTTTGAGGGCATTCTCCGTGGATCAGCTACctgtttctatgcatttataGGTTTCAGCATTATTGTTACCAGAGTCAAAGAATCCCACAATCCTCAGCGTTCTATCCCCATGAGCATTGTGATTTCACTGCTCATCtgcttttttgtgtattttggtgTCTCTGCAGCACTTACACTCATGGTTCCTTACTACCAACTTCAACCTGGGAGCACCTTGCCTGAAGCATTTCTCCATGTTAGCTGGGCCTCTGTCTACTATGTTGTAGCTTTTACAATTTTCTTTAGTCTTTTTGTCAGCACCTATTGGGGCTTTACGTTCCCCATACATTGGGTGATAGCCATGATGGCAGAGGATTGCCTCCTGTTCCCTTTTCTTGCCAGATTTGTTTTCAAAACATATTCCCATATCATGTCCACTGTGATCTTCATCATTATTGCAGTAATCATGGTATTCTATTTTAGACTCACTGATCTTCTGGACCTCAGGTCAGTTGGGACCCTGATATCTTACTCCTTGGTAGCTTTTTGTGTTCTCATCATCAGGTATCAGcctgaaaggaagaaggaggaaaatgaagaagAGCTGCAGGGGGAGAATGGGGGAAATGTAGCACAGATGCAGGAGGAGACTGCACCTGCAGCAGGGAAGATGACTCTACAAGGACTATTTTTTCCaggcagccccacccccactccactctCTGGCCGGGTTGTCTGTGTTTGCTCCTCACTGCTGGTTCTGCTGCTGACTCTCCTCTGCCTGGTGCTGGCCCACTGGCCAGGTCTGCTTTCTGGAGATGCAGGGCCGATCACAGTGGTTGTGCTGCTCCTGGTGCTCATCATTGGGATCACTGGGGTCATCTGGAGACAGCCACAgagctcctctccccttccctttaaggtccctgctctgcctctcctcccactcctgaGCATCTTTGTGAATGTTTGCCTTATGATGCAGATGTCAGCTGGCACCTGGCTGAGATTTGGTGTCTGGATGCTGATTGGGTTTGCTATCTACTTCAGCTATGGGATCCAGCATAGTCTGGTAGCTTAA